GCGCAGGCTCGCGAGGTCGGGGCTCAGCTGGTCGCCCAGCACCAATACCAGGTCGGTCATCACACATTCCTTCATCCAGTCCCGGTCGGACTACGTAGGACAGGCCAGGACAGACCAGTTTGAATGGCAGGACGCGAGGTCAGGACGATGACGCAATTGGCAGTGGTGATCGGAGGACAGGGTGGCATTGGCGCGGCGCTGGTCGACGCCCTCGAACAGCAGGACCACGCGGACCGGGTGATCAACCTGTCCCGCCAATCAGAGCCGCCGATCGATTTCACCGACCTCGCATCGATCGAGCGAGCGGCGAGCTGGCTGGCCGCACAGCCCGGTGAGATTCGCCTGGTCATCGACGCGACCGGTTTCCTGCATGACGGGCACTTTACTCCCGAGCGCAGCTTGCGCGACCTCAACGCCGAGCACATGGGCAAGGCCTTCCTGATCAATGCCATCGGTCCGGCGATTGTCATGCAGCACATCCTGCCGCTCCTGCCCCGCGATGGCCGCGCCGTCTTCGCCACCCTGTCGGCGCGGGTCGGGTCGATCGCGGACAACCGGCTGGGCGGCTGGCACAGCTATCGCGCCTCGAAAGCGGCTCTGAACCAGCTGGTGCGAGGGGCCGCCATCGAACTGGCGCGGCGGCGCAAGGACGCTGTCTGCGTGGCCTTGCATCCCGGAACCGTCGACACCCCCCTGTCCCGACCCTTCTCGAAGTCTGGCCTCGACGTGCGCCCGGCCAGCCAGGCCGCGTCCGACATATTGGCGGTCATTGACGGCCTGTCGGAGGCGGATAGCGGTGGTTTCTTTGACCACAAGGGCGAACCCATCGCCTGGTAACGCGCGGGTGTTGGTCCGGTCATGTCGGGGAGAAGGCTTGGAGGCACCGCCCGGAATCGAACCGGGGTACACGGATTTGCAATCCGCTGCGTCACCACTCCGCCACGGTGCCAAGCTTGGTGAGCCGGGAGCTATAGCGCTGTCGCGCGGCGCGAGCAATCCGGCTTTCTCACCTCATTGGCAGGCATGCATGTTCCGATCCCGGAGCCGCGGCCCCAGGGGCATTTCGCCGCGCACGCAGTGGCATGCTTGCCGGGGCGCGCAATGCCGGGATATATCAGCGCCAGCACTATCCGAACCGGGCCTGGACAGGGAGAGCCTCGTGAGCGAATTCGAGACCGCGCGCAAGCAGATGGTGGATTGTCAGATCCGGCCGTCCGATGTCACCGACCGGCGTTTGATCGCTGCCTTCCTTGATATTCCGCGCCACCTCTTCGTGCCGCGAGCACGGCGCGCTTCGGCCTATTCCGACGGGCAGGTCCAGGTCGGCGATGCGCGCATGCTGATGCGCCCGCGGGACTTTGCCAAACTGGTCCATGCAGCGGACATCCAGCCGCATGAGCTGGTCCTCGATATTGCCTGTGCACGGGGCTATTCCACGGCGATCCTGGCGCGGATGGCGGGAACAGTCGTCGGTCTTGAATCCGATGAGGACAGCCTGTCACGGGCCTCCGGCCTGTTGTCGGATGTCGGCGCGGACAATGCCGTCGTGATCGAGGGCGATCTGGCCGCGGGTGTGGCCAAGCAGGGGCCGTATGACGTGATCTTCGTCAATGGGGCAGTTGATTCCGTACCGCAGGCCTGGCTCGATCAACTGGCACCGGGCGGACGCTTGGTCGCCGTTGTGCGCAAGGGGCCGGTTGGCAAGGCGACCGTGTTTACGCGATCCGCAGCCGGAATTGGCGAGCGGGTGGTGTTCGATGCCCATGTCTCGCCGCTGCCGGGCTTCCAGCTGGAAGCCGGTTTCGTCCTCTGATTTTTACACCCGCCCGGCAACGGATTTCGGTTGGCTGCGCGTGTCATGTCCTGTGATGGAGTGTCGCCGGCCGCAAGAACACGAGCCAGGTTACAAAAATATCAGAGTGAACGGTGTTCACTTTTAATGTTGGAGTGCCTATATGCACGCGTGGCAAGCGCGTGGCCGGAAATTCGGCTGCCGCGCCGTCAGCACTGGATCGGGCGGCGTGACGCGTTAGTATGAGACGGAAGGGCGGTGGCTTGAGGCCGGCGTGACCAGAGGGGTTTGTAATGTCGCGATTGAAGAGTTTGGCGCTTGTGCTGGCGGCAGGTGCATCGGCACTGGCGCTGGCGGGTACGGTTCAGGCCCAGACGCTGGAGGAGACTTTGGCGCTGGCCTATAATTCCAATCCGACGCTTCAGGCCGAGCGGGCCCGCTTGCGGTCGACAGATGAGGGCCGCATCCAGGCACAAGCCGGACGTCTGCCGACAGTCTCGGCCTCGGCCTCGATCACGCGGTCTCACTCGGAAGGCGAGAGCTTTTCCTCGATCACCAATACCACCAACAGCTTCGAATCGGACGCCACGCCGAAGAATTTCGGACTATCAGCCAGCCAGCCGATCTATCGCGGCGGCCGGATTGATGGCGCCATTGATCAGGCGACTGCCGTGGTCATGGCTGGCCGCGAATCGCTTCGGGCCACGGAACAGACCGTTCTGATCCAGGCCGTGACGACCTTCATGGATGTGCGCCGCGACGGCAATGTGGTCGAGATTCGCCAGAACAATGTCGAAGTGCTGGCCCAGCAATTGCGGGCCGCGCAGGATCGTTTCGAAGTCGGAGAGATCACCCGGACGGATGTGTCCCAGGCCGAGGCCCGGCTGTCTCTGGCGCAGGCACAATTGTCTGCGGCCCAGGCGCAGCTGGCAGCCAGCCGTGCGGCCTATGAGCGCGTGACCGGCCAGCCGGCGGCCTCCCTGAGTGCGCCGCCAGCCTTGCCGGCCCTGCCGGACAATCTCGCCGATGCGGCCGAATATGCTTTCGACAACAGCCCGCAATTGCTGGCGGCCCGCTATAGCGAGGAAGCCTCCCAGCACGCTATCCGCATTGCCCGTGGTGCCTTGCGCCCGGAAGTATCGCTGACCGCATCGGCATCGTCGGCGCGTGATTCGAGCTTTTCCGGCGATGTCCGCGACAGTGCCTCGATCATGGGGCAGGTGTCGGTGCCGATTTTCACCGGCGGACTGAACCGCTCGCGCATTCGCGCCGCTGTGGCCCAGGAAGAGCAGGCCCGTCACCAGGTCCGCGAAGCCCGCCGCCAGGTCACCGAGGCCGTGACCAATGCCTGGTACGGCTATGTCACGTCGCTCGCTGTGATCGAGTCGAGCCGGCAGGCCGTGGTTGCCAACGAAATCGCCCTGGACGGCGTGCAGCAGGAGGCCTTTGTCGGCATCCGCACCACGCTGGACGTCCTCAATGCCGAGCAGGAATTGCTGGAATCGCGTCTGACCTTTGTCACCGCCGAGCGCGACAGCTTTGTGGCAGGCTATCTTCTGTTGCAGGCGATGGGCCTGGCATCCGCCGAACAGCTGGGTCTGAATGTGGATATCTATGATGCCGCAGCGGCCGATTCTCGCGAATCGCGTTTCCCTAACCTTGACTTAACGCCCTGGGACTAGGGTTTTCGCAGAGTCACGGGCTGGACAGGCGAGTTCCGGCCCGGTTTATTCGCGTTACACGGGAAGCTGCCGCAGGCAGTGAAACGTGGCCGATCATGGATCCGGGCTGCAGTGACACACTGCAGACGCTGACCGAAGACAAGGAATTGGGCGCTCATGGCCGATGCCGCTGAAAACGAACCGTCGATGGAGGAGATCCTCTCCTCGATCCGCCGCATCATCAATGAAGACGACGAGGATGCGCCAGCGGAAGCCGAGGCTGAGGCCGAAGCGGCGCCCGTCGACGATGAACCGAAAAGCCAGGACGATGTCGACGCCATGTTCGACGAGCCGATTGCGGATGCAGGCGGCGATGATGTGCTGGAGCTGACGGATCTTGTCGATGCCAGCGATGAGGGCACCGATCCGATGGCGGTTGATGATGATCTGATGATCGTCGACCGTGAAGAGGAAGAGCCGGAGCCCGAGCCGGTCATGGCGGATCCAGAGCCTGAGATCGATTTCGATGCTCTGGCTGATGAGACCGCCGACGGCATCATGAGCGAGCCGGCTGCGGCTGCCGCGATGGGCTCCTTCCACACGCTGGCCGAAAACATCCGGATCTCCGACGAGGAAGGCCGCACGCTGGAAGGTGTGGTTCGCGCCCTGCTGCGTCCGATGTTGAAGGAATGGCTCGACTCGAACCTGCCGTCGATCGTCGACGAAAAGGTCCAGGCCGAGATCGACCGGGTGGCCCGCCGCCGCCGCTAGGACGTTCGGCCACGCAGAACATCCAGAAAGGGCGCCTCCTGACGGGGGCGCCCTTTTTTGTGCGTTGCTCCGGATGACGGGATTTCGGTCGTCCGCGCCCGCACTGGTCGATTGGGGCTACAGGTCCTGGGCGGCGAGCAGGGCACGGTATTCCCGGATTTTGGCGACATAGCGCACCGGCTCATGGCCGCGCGCATAGCCATAACGCAGCGTTGAATAATGGGCCGGGTCGGATAGCAGGGGCAGGATTTCAGCGAGGTCGTCCCAGCTGTCCTTGTCGCGGCCCAGCCGCTCCGCCAGGCGCCGGGCGTCATACATGTGGCCCATCCCGACATTGTAGGCCGCTAGGGCGAACCACAGCCGGTCGGGACCGGTCACACTGTCGGGCACGCGCTCGTAGAGGTCATCCAGATAGGCGGCGCCTCCGACGATGCTCTGTTCCGGGTCGGTGCGGTCATCAATGCCTACCCGCTCGGCCGTCGACAGCGTCAGCATCATCAGGCCGCGCACGCCCGTGGCGCTGACCGCATCCGGGTCCCAGTGTGATTCCTGATAGGCTTGGGCGGCGAGCAATTCCCACTCAAACGGCAGCTCGTCCGCGGCCGCCTCGAACAGTCGCCGATATCGTGGCAGCCGGTTCTCGACCCGGCGCACGAAGCGGGCGACGTCGACATAGTCATAATCCCCGAAGCGACCGAACCAGGTCTCGTCGAGCGCTTCCAGCAGCCCGTCCGCATGGGCCGTGGCAAACCAGGCCGACAGGGCCTCTCCCAGCCCGTCAATGCGGGCGTCATAGGCCCAGGCCAGCGGCTGCTCACCGGTCAGGTTCCGGGCCACGATGAGTTCGGGATGGCGGCGCCGGGCGAAATCGGCGAGATGGCTGTCCGCGATCGTGCAGTCGGCTTGCCCGTCATCGACAGCCTCCAGCAGGGGCATGGCCGACCCGCCCGGTCGTGTCCGCCACCGCAGGGCCGTATGAGTCACGCCGATCGCGCGCAGCGTCTCCTCATAGCTGGACCCTTCCAGCACGACGATGTCAGCATCCGGCAGGCGCTCGAGACGGGTCGGGTTGACCCCGCCGCGGCGGCAGACCAGCTGTTCGGTGACCGATTTGTAGACGGGTGAAAAAGCCAGTCTCTCCGACCGTTCCGGCGTCAGGGTGAGGCCGGCCGCCGCGACATGCCCGTCGCCCGCCGCCAGCGCGTCGAACAGGTCCGGCAGGGAGGCGGCGACCTCGAACCGGGCCGTGACCCCCAGGCTGGCAGCGAACGCGTTGGCAAGGTCGACTTCATAACCCGATGGCGGTCCGTCCTCATTCTCGATCAGGCTGGTCGGGCCGGCCAGGGTGAGGACAACCAGCTCGCCGCGCTCGCGAATCGTCGCAAGAGTGTCGGGATCCCGCACAGGCGGGGGCGGTTCGGAACAGCCAACCGGCAGGGCCAGCGCCAGCAAGAGCAGGGATACGGCCCTCGATGGCCAGGTTTTCAAAGTGGCGACCAGCGCCCGCAGGGTTTGCGTCATCAGACCAAATTAGTGGGAGAATGCCGGAAACACAAATCATCGGACTTCGGTACCGATCGGTTTTTGTTCCGTTTTGTTAACCATAAATGTTCCGCTTGTGTTCCCGGAACAAAATTGGTACATCAGCAGTCAGTTGCCCGGACCTGAGGGGCGTGAAATAAGGGATGAAGGCTATGAGTAAGGGCGCGATTCGACTCGTGAAGAACGAAAAGAACATGGACAAGGAAAAGGCGATCGAGGCGGCGCTGAGCCAGATCGACAAGGCCTTCGGCAAGGGTTCGGTCATGAAGCTTGGCCAGAAGCCGGCCATGGAGATCGAAACGATCTCCACCGGTTCGCTTGGCCTCGATATCGCGCTGGGAATTGGCGGTCTGCCCAAGGGGCGGATCATCGAAATTTATGGCCCGGAAAGCTCTGGCAAGACGACTCTCGCCCTGCACACGGTCGCAGAGGCCCAGAAGGCGGGCGGCGTGGCGGCCTTCGTGGATGCCGAGCACGCGCTCGACCCGGTCTATGCCGGCAAGCTGGGTGTTGATCTCGGCGAACTCCTGATTTCCCAGCCGGATACGGGTGAGCAGGCTCTCGAAATTGCCGATACGCTCGTTCGCTCCGGTGCCATTGATATCCTGGTGATCGACTCGGTGGCAGCCCTGACGCCCCGCGCCGAGCTGGAAGGCGAGATGGGTGACAGCCTGCCTGGTCTGCAGGCCCGCTTGATGAGCCAGGCGCTGCGCAAGCTGACCGGCTCGATCTCGAAGTCGAAATGCCTGGTCATCTTCATCAACCAGATCCGCATGAAGATCGGCGTGATGTTCGGTTCGCCGGAAACCACCACGGGCGGCAATGCGCTGAAATTCTATTCCTCGGTCCGTCTCGACATCCGGCGCATTGGCGCCATCAAGAATCGCGACGAGGTGATCGGCAACCAGACCCGGGTCAAGGTGGTCAAGAACAAGGTCGCCCCGCCCTTCCGGGAGGTTGAGTTCGATATCCTCTATGGTGAGGGTATCTCCAAGATGGGCGAGCTCATCGACCTTGGCGTCAAGGGTGATGTGATCGAGAAGTCCGGTTCCTGGTATTCCTACAATTCCGAGCGGATCGGCCAGGGCCGGGAGAATGCTCGCCAATTCCTGCTGGAGCATGGCGATATCGCAGCCGATATCGAAGCGAGGGTTCGCTCCAATGCGGGCCTGATTGCCGATGAAATGCTGACCGGCCCGGACCTTGCCGAGGACGACGCAGTCGCCGGCTAGGTTCGATACGATCCAAGGCTGTTCAAGCGCTGACTTGCGGGACTATGTGTGCGGTGAAGAGGCTCATTCATGGACCGGCACCCACACATGTCCGGCAATTCGGCCCTTCGCCAGAATGTGGCTCTTATTGCTCTTGTCTCACTGGCGCTATTCCTGGCGGACATGGTGTTTGGAATCCTGGGGCCTGTCGGGGGCGCCATGCTGGCCCTGGTTTCAATGGCGAGCTGGGTGGTATTGGCGGGCTTTTGGCTGAATTCGCTCAAACCCGCAGGCCAGAGCTGGGCTCGTTTCTTGGCACAGGGCGTGGTCGGCTTTCTGATGGTGTCCTTGGTCCTGCCTCTGGCCTTGATGCTTGTCGTCTGGGCAGTGATCGAATTGGGTCGGCTTCTCCAGGGTTGAGGTGTGCCGGGCAGGCCAGGCCAGGGTTGAGGTGTGCCGGGCAGGCCAAGGTCGAGGTGCGCCGGCCAGGATCTTAGCGGCAGCGGCTTGCTCGTCCGCCGCACCTGTCGAAGAATCGCAGCTTGATTGTGAACGGGTGCTTGGCTAGGCCGGGCACCCGTTTCTATATGTCAGTCTACAGAAACCGGTTTGTGCCAGTCCTTCGGGCCGGCGCGCGACACCCCAGCCGACGGGATCGGACATCATGGCCAGCCTGCGCGACATCCGTGCCACCTTCCTCGACTATTTCGCCAAGCACGAGCACGAGGTTGTGCCATCAGCGCCCCTGGTCCCGCAGGATGATCCGACGCTGTTGTTCGTGAATGCCGGCATGGTCCCGTTCAAGAACTCATTTACCGGCCAGGAAAAGCGCGCCTCTCTTCGGGCCACCTCGTCGCAGAAATGCGTGCGTGCCGGCGGCAAGCACAATGATCTCGACAATGTCGGCTACACGGCGCGCCATCACACTTTCTTTGAAATGCTCGGGAATTTCTCCTTCGGTGATTATTTCAAGGAGGAGGCGATAAGCCATGCCTGGAATCTGGTCACCGGTGAATTCGGCCTGCCAGCAGAAAAACTTCTGGTCACCGTCTATGCCGAAGACGAACAGGCGCGGGCCCTCTGGCGCAAGATCGCGGGTCTGACAGACGACCGTATCATCGGCATTTCCACATCAGACAATTTTTGGTCGATGGGCGATACCGGCCCGTGCGGACCGTGTTCGGAAATCTTCTTTGATCATGGTCCATCAATCGCCGGCGGGCCTCCCGGTTCGCCAGACGAGGATGGTGACCGTTTCATTGAAATCTGGAACCTCGTCTTCATGCAGTATGAGCAGCTGGGTCCGGATGAGCGCATCAATCTGCCCAAGCCCTCGATCGACACCGGCATGGGGTTGGAGCGCATCTCGGCCATTCTGCAGGGCAAGCACAATAATTACGAAACCGACCTTTTCCGCAATCTGATTGCCGCCGGTGAATCCGTGCTGGGCGTGAAAGCGGAAGGTGACGCCCTGGCCAGCCACAGGGTCATCGCCGACCATTTGCGCTCGACCTGTTTTTTGATGGCGGATGGCGTGACGCCGTCCAATGAGGGGCGTGGTTATGTGCTGCGCCGGATCATGCGCCGGGCCATGCGGCACGCCCATTTGCTGGGCGCCGGCGAGCCGGTCATGTGGAAGCTGGTCGATGCGCTCAAGTCGGAAATGGGCGATGCCTATCCCGAGCTCGAGCGCGCCCAGGCCCTGCTCGAAGAGACGCTTCAGGTGGAAGAAGAACGCTTCCAGCGCACGCTCGGCCGCGGCCTCTCCCTTCTCGAGGAGGCAACCGCCGACATGGGCGAAGGTGACGCCCTTGCCGGGGCGACCGCCTTCAAACTCTATGACACTTACGGATTCCCGCTGGACCTGACCCAGGACGCCTTGCGCGCCAAGGGCATGACAGTAGATGAGGCCGGTTTCAATTCGGCGATGGACAAGCAACGCGCCGATGCCCGGGCCAGCAAGTTTTCGTCCGGTGATGCCGCACCCGACGCAGTCTGGTTCGCCGTGCGAGACAAGGTCGGCGCCACAGCATTCACCGGCTATGCCGGCACCGGCGGCAAGGGCCGCCTCACAGCGATCGTGTCTGGCGGCCAGGAAGCCAAGGCTCTGGGTAGCGGCCAGCGGGCCGAGCTCGTTTTTGACGAGACGCCGTTTTATGGCGAGAGCGGCGGTCAATGCGGCGATACCGGCGAAATCCGCTTTGTTGACGGGGCCGTCTTCACAGTTGAGGACACGCAAAAGCGCGGCGGCGACATGCATGCCCATATCGGCGTGCTGACCAAGGGCGAGATAACCCTGGGTGACGTGGCCGCACTTGATGCAGACGCTCCGCGCCGCGCCGCGATCCGGGCCAATCATTCGGCGACCCATCTGGCACATGCCGCTTTGCGCGATGTTCTTGGCGCTCATGTGACCCAGAAAGGCTCGCATGTCGGGCCGGACCGGCTGCGCTTTGACTTCTCGCACAACAAGTCTGTCAGCGCTGATCAGATCGCCGCGATCGAAGCTCAGGTCAACGCCGTTATCCGTCAGAATGTGCCGGTCTCGACCCGGGAAATGACGCCGGACGCTGCCATCGAGGCGGGCGCGCTGGCGCTGTTCGGTGAGAAGTATGGCGACACCGTCCGTGTGCTGGCCATGGGGCAGGGGCTGGCAGACCATGCCACACCCTATTCGGTGGAGTTGTGCGGTGGCACCCATGTCGAACGGACAGGTGATATTGCCCTGTTCAAGATCATTGCCGAGACCGCCGTTTCGTCCGGTATCCGCCGCATCGAGGCAATGACCGGTGAGGGCGCGCGCCTCTACATGGATGAGCAGATCGGCTTTGGCCGTGCGGCGGCGGATGCGCTGAAAACCCCGCCCTCTGATCTCGCGACCCGCGTCGCGGCCCTGGTGGACGAACGCAGGAAGCTCGAGCGCCAGCTGGCCGAAGCGAAGAAACAACTGGCCATGGGCGGCGGGGCGTCCGGCGCTCCGGCCGGACCGGAAACCATCAATGGCGTCAACTTCATCGGCCGCGTGGTCGAGGGTGTTGGCGGCAAGGATTTGCGCGGTTTGATCGACGAGGCCAAGGCCCAGATGGGCTCCGGCGTGGCGGCCTTCATTGGCGTCAATGATGGCAAGGCAGCTCTCGCGGTCGGCGTGACCGATGACCTCAAGGACCGCTTCGTCGCCGTTGACCTGGTCAAGGCCGGCGCCGCGGCGGTCGGCGGCAAGGGCGGCGGTGGACGGCCCGATTTTGCGCAGGCAGGCGGGCCGGACGGGGCGAAGGCGAATGACGGGTTGGCGGCGATCCGCGCTGCCTTGGCGGGCTGATGGCCCGATCGTCCAAATCCGATATCCAGCTGCTTGGAGACAAGGTTGCCGCGCGCGCCATTGCGGCCGCGCGGGCGGATTTCAATGCGGCGCTTGAGAGCAGGGCGCTGAAAGTGATCGCCACACATCTAACCGAGGACGCGGTTCTCGTCCCCGGCGACGAAGCGCAACTGATCACCGGCCGGGCGGCGCAACTGGACGCCTGGGCATCAATCTTCAGCCAGATGCCCGATGTCAGCTATGTCCGGACGCCGTTACGGATCGAGGTCTGCGAAGACACTCATCTGGCCGCCGAAACCGGCCGCTGGAAAGGTGCCTGGTCCACGGATGGCCTGTCCATTCGTTATACAGGGCGCTATTTCGCCAAATGGCGGTGTGTTGAGGGCAGCTGGCAGATCGAGGCGGAAACCTTCGTCACCATGAAACGCAAGGGCGGCGCGGCCTAGGGCGCTTCAGCGAGCCAGGCGCGGGCATCGCGTTCTGTTTCGAAGACGCGTTCCTCGGTCGTCAGCCTCTGGCCGGCCGTTGCCTCCCAGAAGGCCAGCATGGCGTGCGACAATTCATCATTGCAGACGATCGCAGCGCGGCGCCGCGGCCCGCTTTTGACAGGGTCGGCCTTGGCCATCCGGGTCTGCAGCTCGGTCATGGCGGGGCCAGGCATGGCCGACAGGGAAGCCCGGGTCAGAATAGTCATGAAATCATAGTGATCCGACCAGCCCTCATGGGCTCTGGCGCGGGCAAAGGTCGCCATCAGCAAGTCGGTCGTGACCTGCCCGGATATGCGGTAGATGCAAAGCCGGTTTTCCGGCTCGAACTCGAATTCCACAATTATCACCCTTCAAGCGGCCAGGGACCGGCCCGATGGGCCAATTCTGCCTGTCCGCTCACTATCGGGCGACCGGCACGGGGAGACAAGAGGTTTCAATACGCATCCCTCCGGGCGCGCCCGAAGGTATCTGTCCAAGGCCCGCGCGCATGCGTTGTCGACTCTCATGCCCGGAAGAAAAAGGGCGGCCCCATCGGAGCCGCCCTGTTCATTATCGCCGTGTCTGGCTGAGTCAGCCGCGAGCCGCCATGGCGGCCTTGAAGCGCTCATCGACCTTGTCGAGGAATCCTTCGGTCGACAGCCAGCCCTGGCTTTCGCCGACCAGCAGGGCCAGGTCCTTGGTCATGAAGCCGGCTTCCACCGTCTTGATGATCGTGTCTTCCAGCAGGGCTGCGAAGTCCATGACGTCCTGGTTTCCATCCATGCGGCCGCGATGGGAAAGGCCCTGCGTCCAGGCGAAGATGGAGGCGATGGAGTTGGTCGAGGTCTGCTCGCCGCGCTGATGCTGGCGATAGTGGCGGGTCACCGTGCCGTGGGCGGCTTCGGCTTCGACCGTCGAGCCATCGGGGCTCATCAGCACGGACGTCATCAGGCCCAGCGAGCCGAAGCCCTGGGCGACGGTGTCGGACTGGACGTCGCCGTCATAATTCTTGCAGGCCCAGACGAAACCGCCGGACCATTTCATCGCGGCGGCGACCATGTCGTCGATCAGGCGGTGTTCGTAGGAGATGCCCTTCTCGGCGAAGGCGTCCTTGAACTCGGCCTGGTAGATCTCCTCGAACAGGTCCTTGAAGCGGCCATCATAGGCTTTCAGGATCGTGTTCTTGGTCGAGAGATAGACCGGCCAGCCGCGCTGCAGGCCATAATTCAGCGAGGCGCGGGCGAAGTCGCGGATCGAGTCGTCGAGATTATACATGCCCATGGCAACGCCCGGGGACGGGAAGTCGAAGACTTCGCGGGTGACCGGATCGGAACCGTCGGACGGCTCGAAGGTCATGGTCAGCTTGCCCGGACGGTCGACCAGGAAATCGGTGGCGCGATACTGGTCACCAAAGGCGTGACGACCGATGACCATGGGCTGCTGCCAACCCGGCACCAGACGCGGCACGTTGGAGATGACGATCGGCTCGCGGAAGACAACGCCGCCGAGAATGTTGCGGATGGTGCCGTTCGGAGAGCGCCACATCTTCTTCAGGCCGAATTCCTCGACGCGGGCTTCGTCCGGCGTGATCGTGGCGCATTTCACGCCGACGCCATAATGCTTGATCGCCTCGGCGGCATCGACGGTGATCTGGTCATCCGTCTCGTCACGCTTGGTGACCGAGAGGTCGTAATACTTCAGATCAATGTCGAGATAGGGCAGGATCAGCTTGTCCTTGATCAGCTGCCAGATGATGCGGGTCATCTCATCGCCGTCGAGTTCGACGACCGGGGTATCGACTTTGATCTTCGCCATGGGTGCTCTCATTTCTTTTCGGACGGACTGAAGTCGCGCTAGGACAGCGCGGACACATAATTTGCGCGCTCTCTAGCACCGGTGCGCGCCAAGGTGAAGGCCCCGTTCCATGACGCAAAATTCTGCAACGCCCGCTTTCATACTCCACACGCCCCAGCTGGGCGAGAATATTGGCGCGGCGGCCCGCGTTATGGGCAATTTCGGCCTGCCGGAACTGGTTGTTGTCGACCCGCGCGATGGCTGGCCCAATGACAAGGCGGTGACCATGTCGGCCGGCTCGCCGGTGCTGGGCAATGCCCGGGTCGAATACCGCCTCGGCGACGCCATCCACGACACCACACGGCTCTACGCCACCACGGCGCGGCCGCGCGGGATGGAGAAGCCGGTGATGACGGCGCGCGAGGCG
The window above is part of the Maricaulis maris MCS10 genome. Proteins encoded here:
- the alaS gene encoding alanine--tRNA ligase → MASLRDIRATFLDYFAKHEHEVVPSAPLVPQDDPTLLFVNAGMVPFKNSFTGQEKRASLRATSSQKCVRAGGKHNDLDNVGYTARHHTFFEMLGNFSFGDYFKEEAISHAWNLVTGEFGLPAEKLLVTVYAEDEQARALWRKIAGLTDDRIIGISTSDNFWSMGDTGPCGPCSEIFFDHGPSIAGGPPGSPDEDGDRFIEIWNLVFMQYEQLGPDERINLPKPSIDTGMGLERISAILQGKHNNYETDLFRNLIAAGESVLGVKAEGDALASHRVIADHLRSTCFLMADGVTPSNEGRGYVLRRIMRRAMRHAHLLGAGEPVMWKLVDALKSEMGDAYPELERAQALLEETLQVEEERFQRTLGRGLSLLEEATADMGEGDALAGATAFKLYDTYGFPLDLTQDALRAKGMTVDEAGFNSAMDKQRADARASKFSSGDAAPDAVWFAVRDKVGATAFTGYAGTGGKGRLTAIVSGGQEAKALGSGQRAELVFDETPFYGESGGQCGDTGEIRFVDGAVFTVEDTQKRGGDMHAHIGVLTKGEITLGDVAALDADAPRRAAIRANHSATHLAHAALRDVLGAHVTQKGSHVGPDRLRFDFSHNKSVSADQIAAIEAQVNAVIRQNVPVSTREMTPDAAIEAGALALFGEKYGDTVRVLAMGQGLADHATPYSVELCGGTHVERTGDIALFKIIAETAVSSGIRRIEAMTGEGARLYMDEQIGFGRAAADALKTPPSDLATRVAALVDERRKLERQLAEAKKQLAMGGGASGAPAGPETINGVNFIGRVVEGVGGKDLRGLIDEAKAQMGSGVAAFIGVNDGKAALAVGVTDDLKDRFVAVDLVKAGAAAVGGKGGGGRPDFAQAGGPDGAKANDGLAAIRAALAG
- a CDS encoding YybH family protein; its protein translation is MARSSKSDIQLLGDKVAARAIAAARADFNAALESRALKVIATHLTEDAVLVPGDEAQLITGRAAQLDAWASIFSQMPDVSYVRTPLRIEVCEDTHLAAETGRWKGAWSTDGLSIRYTGRYFAKWRCVEGSWQIEAETFVTMKRKGGAA
- a CDS encoding STAS/SEC14 domain-containing protein; translation: MEFEFEPENRLCIYRISGQVTTDLLMATFARARAHEGWSDHYDFMTILTRASLSAMPGPAMTELQTRMAKADPVKSGPRRRAAIVCNDELSHAMLAFWEATAGQRLTTEERVFETERDARAWLAEAP
- a CDS encoding NADP-dependent isocitrate dehydrogenase; the protein is MAKIKVDTPVVELDGDEMTRIIWQLIKDKLILPYLDIDLKYYDLSVTKRDETDDQITVDAAEAIKHYGVGVKCATITPDEARVEEFGLKKMWRSPNGTIRNILGGVVFREPIVISNVPRLVPGWQQPMVIGRHAFGDQYRATDFLVDRPGKLTMTFEPSDGSDPVTREVFDFPSPGVAMGMYNLDDSIRDFARASLNYGLQRGWPVYLSTKNTILKAYDGRFKDLFEEIYQAEFKDAFAEKGISYEHRLIDDMVAAAMKWSGGFVWACKNYDGDVQSDTVAQGFGSLGLMTSVLMSPDGSTVEAEAAHGTVTRHYRQHQRGEQTSTNSIASIFAWTQGLSHRGRMDGNQDVMDFAALLEDTIIKTVEAGFMTKDLALLVGESQGWLSTEGFLDKVDERFKAAMAARG